Proteins encoded by one window of Pyxidicoccus trucidator:
- a CDS encoding MXAN_6577-like cysteine-rich protein, whose amino-acid sequence MPREFAITSPTPTLSLESDGRGEIAFTVSNVTDRAMHAGARLLPAPPLKPEWLSIRGKELRDMPPGATEVFTVDVHVPPGTPPGPYTFQLVVADVDLPDERFAEGPTIAVEARAAPLPAKPFPWWWLVVGGLVIVGGALALFFGLRGDGPVPETCPAGQLACEDRCVDVQADPKHCGACGNACGEDQDCSAGQCVRGACPEGKTRCGDVCLDTAKDDRNCGACGATCGAGLFCRDGRCQCPSNLTLCGGRCVDTNKDVQSCGGCNTRCGANQVCEDGRCICTGSLTLCGGRCVETDTDEQNCRTCGVRCGPTQQCLDGTCKCGTGLTLCGGSCVNMQTDERNCGRCGTSCATGRVCKSGACVTSLPAPCGLGQILCPCTGTCISNAMCSKLCASGVQPK is encoded by the coding sequence ATGCCGCGCGAGTTCGCCATCACCTCCCCCACCCCGACGCTCTCGCTGGAGTCGGACGGGCGCGGTGAGATTGCCTTCACGGTCTCCAACGTCACCGACCGCGCCATGCACGCGGGGGCCAGGCTGCTGCCCGCGCCCCCACTGAAGCCCGAGTGGCTGAGCATCCGGGGCAAGGAGCTCCGCGACATGCCACCGGGCGCCACCGAGGTCTTCACGGTGGACGTCCACGTGCCGCCCGGCACGCCCCCGGGCCCGTACACCTTCCAGCTGGTGGTGGCGGATGTGGACCTGCCCGACGAGCGCTTCGCGGAGGGGCCGACCATCGCCGTCGAGGCGCGCGCCGCGCCGCTCCCCGCGAAGCCCTTCCCCTGGTGGTGGCTCGTGGTGGGAGGGCTGGTGATTGTCGGAGGCGCCCTGGCGCTCTTCTTCGGCCTGCGCGGCGACGGCCCCGTTCCCGAGACGTGTCCCGCCGGACAGCTGGCTTGCGAGGACCGGTGCGTCGACGTCCAGGCGGACCCGAAGCACTGCGGCGCGTGTGGCAACGCGTGCGGCGAAGACCAGGACTGCAGCGCGGGGCAGTGCGTCCGGGGAGCCTGCCCGGAGGGAAAGACGCGGTGTGGAGACGTCTGCCTCGACACGGCGAAGGATGACCGGAACTGCGGGGCCTGCGGTGCGACCTGTGGCGCGGGGCTGTTCTGCCGTGACGGACGCTGCCAGTGCCCCTCCAACCTGACACTCTGCGGCGGGCGCTGTGTGGACACGAACAAGGACGTCCAGAGCTGCGGCGGGTGCAACACGCGCTGCGGCGCGAACCAGGTCTGCGAGGACGGACGCTGCATCTGCACCGGGAGCCTCACGCTCTGCGGAGGCCGGTGCGTGGAGACCGACACGGACGAGCAGAACTGCCGGACCTGCGGCGTCCGCTGTGGTCCGACGCAGCAATGTCTGGATGGGACATGCAAGTGCGGCACGGGACTGACGCTCTGCGGAGGCTCCTGCGTCAACATGCAGACCGACGAGAGGAACTGTGGCCGCTGCGGCACCAGCTGCGCCACGGGCAGGGTCTGCAAGAGCGGCGCGTGCGTCACGTCCCTTCCCGCGCCCTGTGGACTCGGGCAGATCCTCTGTCCTTGCACGGGCACGTGCATCTCCAACGCGATGTGCTCGAAGCTGTGCGCGTCGGGCGTGCAGCCGAAGTGA
- a CDS encoding RNA ligase family protein — MQPLPTPDFRPLGRKAYGSIPHLPGSRTGPADRHLSPALARVCTERVRDARDHVVVLEKLDGSCVAAARVGDSVLALGREGRLASQSPNESRRLWAAWVTTQVERFLAVLQPGERLVGEWLALAHGTRYTLSHEPFVAFDLMRDGERLPWAEVTSRIRAGGFVTPGVLHEGGPLGIDGALARLQTGGFHGAVDPVEGAVWRVERREGAGVRVEFLAKYVRPDKVDGSLLPENTGQAAVWNWRP, encoded by the coding sequence GTGCAACCCCTCCCCACCCCGGACTTCCGTCCGCTGGGCCGCAAGGCCTATGGCTCCATTCCCCACCTCCCGGGCTCGCGCACCGGCCCGGCGGACCGGCACCTCTCGCCCGCGCTGGCGCGCGTGTGCACCGAGCGGGTCCGCGACGCGAGAGACCACGTGGTGGTGCTGGAGAAGCTCGACGGCTCCTGCGTGGCCGCGGCGCGCGTGGGGGACTCGGTGCTGGCGCTGGGCCGTGAGGGACGTCTCGCGTCGCAGTCACCCAACGAGTCACGCCGGCTCTGGGCCGCGTGGGTGACCACGCAGGTGGAGCGCTTCCTCGCCGTGCTGCAGCCAGGAGAGCGACTTGTCGGAGAGTGGCTCGCCCTGGCGCACGGCACCCGCTACACGCTGTCGCATGAGCCCTTCGTCGCCTTCGACCTGATGCGGGACGGCGAGCGACTGCCCTGGGCCGAGGTCACCTCGCGCATCCGCGCGGGAGGCTTCGTGACTCCGGGCGTGCTCCATGAGGGTGGGCCGCTGGGCATCGACGGGGCGCTGGCGCGGCTCCAGACGGGCGGATTCCACGGGGCCGTGGACCCGGTGGAGGGGGCCGTCTGGCGGGTGGAGCGGCGGGAGGGCGCGGGTGTCAGGGTGGAGTTCCTCGCCAAGTATGTACGGCCGGACAAGGTGGATGGCAGCCTCCTGCCGGAGAACACCGGGCAGGCCGCCGTGTGGAACTGGCGCCCCTAA
- a CDS encoding non-canonical purine NTP pyrophosphatase — protein MTRALFVTGNQYKADEVARLLAGLDVTWRKLPLPGLEEAAPEGGPIDLAGLAKRKVLAAYRELGTPCFVETTALELDGGPALTGARFKKQLLALGERGFLATHGGRRGRTRVAVAYSEDGNPERVAVFEDSMEGTLLAEPRGDGGFGWDRAWLPDGYSRTLGEMPRNKFFLNMRHRPYLELADRLRAQSQGGAFEAHITVSARSEEDLQRFRAFCEAVSVKCIFIELGRGAELFQPMTASYHHGTLRQAREEVQAMARSLAAQGFDVTRLKLEALGKNRDIPEDDATAKAQPANYFEFHVKALVPSGGTGVEALRVRCEKHGAHLSRNARKVREDGASERFVTLRVYGLGRANADARFTALLEDLAGSGLTLTQRLREWTVYDSNHALDRGWLEEAK, from the coding sequence GTGACACGTGCGCTCTTCGTCACCGGGAACCAATACAAGGCCGACGAGGTCGCCCGGCTGCTCGCGGGGCTCGACGTCACGTGGCGGAAGCTTCCCTTGCCGGGGCTCGAGGAGGCGGCGCCCGAGGGCGGCCCCATCGACCTGGCGGGACTGGCGAAGCGCAAGGTGCTGGCGGCGTACCGCGAGCTCGGCACGCCCTGCTTCGTGGAGACGACGGCGCTGGAGCTGGATGGCGGGCCCGCGCTCACGGGCGCGCGGTTCAAGAAGCAACTGCTCGCGCTGGGCGAGCGCGGCTTCCTCGCGACCCATGGCGGCCGCCGGGGCCGCACGCGCGTGGCGGTGGCGTATTCGGAGGACGGGAATCCGGAGCGCGTTGCCGTCTTCGAGGACTCCATGGAGGGCACGCTGCTGGCGGAGCCTCGTGGCGATGGCGGCTTTGGCTGGGACCGCGCGTGGCTGCCGGATGGCTACTCGCGCACGCTCGGGGAGATGCCGAGGAACAAGTTCTTCCTCAACATGCGACACCGGCCCTACCTGGAGCTGGCGGACCGCCTGCGGGCGCAGTCACAGGGTGGCGCCTTCGAGGCGCACATCACCGTCTCCGCGCGCTCGGAGGAGGACCTCCAGCGCTTCCGCGCGTTCTGCGAGGCGGTGTCGGTGAAGTGCATCTTCATCGAGCTGGGCCGGGGCGCGGAGCTCTTCCAGCCCATGACGGCCTCGTACCACCACGGCACGCTCCGGCAGGCACGCGAGGAGGTGCAGGCCATGGCGCGCTCCCTCGCGGCACAGGGCTTCGACGTGACGCGCCTGAAGCTGGAGGCGCTGGGCAAGAATCGCGACATCCCCGAGGACGACGCGACGGCGAAGGCACAGCCCGCGAACTACTTCGAGTTCCACGTGAAGGCGCTGGTGCCCTCCGGCGGCACGGGCGTGGAGGCGCTGCGGGTCCGGTGTGAGAAGCATGGCGCGCATCTGTCGCGCAACGCGCGCAAGGTCCGGGAGGACGGCGCCTCCGAGCGCTTCGTCACGCTCCGGGTGTACGGGCTGGGCCGGGCGAACGCGGATGCGCGCTTCACGGCGCTGCTGGAGGACCTGGCGGGGTCGGGACTGACGCTGACGCAGCGGCTGCGCGAGTGGACGGTGTACGACTCCAATCACGCGTTGGACCGTGGCTGGCTGGAGGAGGCGAAGTGA
- a CDS encoding tetratricopeptide repeat protein produces MSDEARGGRGQPPPPEEADASAPTFVPLPSSGGAATATWSSSSARQAAHPMPEPGHVLAGRYTVLEQVGQGGMGMVLAAYDSRLDRRVALKLLRYRSSSPGATAGEARLVREAQAMARLSHPNVVAAYDAGALEDGSVFLAMEYVEGQTLRGWQESQPRAWRELLAAYVAAGRGLAAAHTAGLVHRDFKPDNVLMGSDGRVRVTDFGLARSGTAAPIDISPTTALPTDATLSGSLTVPGALMGTPFYMAPELLEGQPADVRSDVFAFCVALYHSLYGVSPFEGQSLSELLRSRRAGPPTPPTRSEVPAWVARAVLRGLRASPEERPASMAELLTALEDDPELRRRTWRRSLALAAGGVLLTGLAVGGWFIQRAREPGCGGQEARLAGIWDTAMKERVRQSLLGTGAPHAPDTAERVSAALDGYASRWAKQSTEVCEAARAETAGPLRLMQLRESCLERRRARLRATTEVLAGGADRAMLDRSVQAVQGLPLVEDCADVRSLTAAVPPPEDPATRAKVDTLLERVDGLDALLAAGQHKQGLPLGEVMLKEVEAVGHAPLHAQVLFLVARLRDIAGDYKGSEALTREALAVASRGREPVLMSRTLSYLAYTLSKRHSRFQEALALEPAMDALAEATGDDPVRAIAHSALGSVLMEMGRYAEARSRHEQALALRVKALGPEDPTVGDSTANLGLVSWWLGDYEDALDKTERALTLRRKVLGPKHPEVVHSLAAVGAVLKELGRTDEALEHFEHIARLQQELLGPEHPAVATALSNLSIALYDVGRYAEALETADRAMALRQKIQGPEHPDVAAILINMGIALHELGRYEEARALHERALGMWEKELGPDHALVSNALTYLGNALFKLKRYVEAEARLERALTVMEKALGKEHPELAYPLMGLGQVWLGRDRPAQARPLLERALVLAPVGARASVRLVLAQTLWELGEKERPRAVELATQAREQWQRLHHPKAAETSQWLATHGQR; encoded by the coding sequence ATGAGCGATGAGGCGCGGGGTGGACGTGGCCAGCCACCCCCACCGGAGGAGGCGGACGCGTCAGCCCCCACCTTCGTCCCCCTGCCCTCCTCTGGCGGGGCCGCGACGGCCACCTGGTCCTCGTCCTCCGCGAGACAGGCCGCGCACCCCATGCCGGAGCCCGGACACGTGCTGGCCGGGCGCTACACGGTGCTGGAGCAGGTGGGCCAGGGCGGCATGGGCATGGTGCTGGCCGCGTACGACTCCCGGCTCGACCGGCGCGTGGCGCTCAAGCTGCTGCGCTACCGGAGCAGCTCGCCCGGTGCCACGGCGGGTGAGGCCCGGCTCGTTCGCGAGGCGCAGGCCATGGCCCGCCTGTCCCATCCGAACGTGGTGGCGGCCTATGACGCGGGCGCGCTGGAGGACGGCTCGGTCTTCCTGGCCATGGAGTACGTGGAGGGGCAGACGCTGCGAGGCTGGCAGGAGTCCCAGCCGCGCGCCTGGCGCGAGCTGCTCGCCGCGTATGTCGCCGCGGGCCGGGGACTGGCGGCGGCGCACACGGCCGGCCTCGTCCACCGGGACTTCAAGCCCGACAACGTGCTCATGGGCAGTGACGGCCGGGTGCGCGTGACGGACTTCGGCCTCGCGCGCTCGGGGACGGCCGCGCCCATCGACATCTCCCCCACCACGGCGCTGCCCACGGACGCCACGCTGAGCGGCTCGCTCACGGTGCCCGGCGCGCTGATGGGCACGCCCTTCTACATGGCGCCCGAGCTGCTGGAGGGCCAGCCCGCCGACGTGCGCAGTGACGTGTTCGCCTTCTGCGTGGCCCTGTACCACTCGCTTTACGGAGTCTCCCCCTTCGAGGGACAGAGCCTGTCGGAGCTGCTGCGCTCGCGGCGCGCCGGGCCGCCCACGCCCCCGACCCGCTCGGAGGTGCCCGCCTGGGTGGCGCGCGCCGTGCTGCGCGGGCTGCGTGCATCGCCGGAGGAGCGCCCCGCGTCGATGGCGGAGCTGCTGACCGCGCTGGAGGACGACCCGGAGCTGCGGAGACGGACCTGGCGCCGGAGCCTCGCGCTGGCGGCGGGAGGCGTGCTGCTCACCGGGCTCGCCGTGGGAGGCTGGTTCATCCAGCGCGCGAGGGAGCCGGGCTGCGGTGGCCAGGAGGCGCGGCTGGCCGGCATCTGGGACACGGCGATGAAGGAGCGCGTGCGGCAATCACTCCTCGGCACGGGCGCGCCCCACGCCCCGGACACCGCCGAGCGCGTGAGCGCGGCGCTGGACGGCTACGCCAGCCGCTGGGCGAAGCAGAGCACCGAGGTCTGCGAGGCCGCGCGCGCGGAGACGGCGGGCCCGCTGCGGCTGATGCAACTGCGCGAGTCCTGCCTGGAGCGCAGGCGGGCCCGCCTGCGCGCCACCACGGAGGTGCTGGCGGGGGGCGCGGACCGGGCGATGCTGGACAGGTCCGTGCAGGCGGTGCAGGGACTCCCGCTGGTGGAGGACTGCGCGGACGTCCGGTCGCTCACGGCGGCGGTGCCCCCGCCCGAGGACCCGGCGACACGCGCGAAGGTGGACACGTTGCTGGAGCGGGTGGACGGGCTGGACGCGCTGCTCGCCGCCGGCCAGCACAAGCAGGGCCTGCCCCTGGGGGAGGTGATGCTGAAGGAGGTGGAGGCGGTGGGCCACGCGCCGCTGCATGCGCAGGTCCTCTTCCTGGTGGCGCGGCTGCGCGACATCGCGGGCGACTACAAGGGCTCGGAGGCGCTGACGCGCGAGGCGCTCGCGGTGGCGTCCCGGGGCCGGGAGCCGGTGCTGATGTCACGCACGCTGAGCTACCTGGCCTACACGCTGAGCAAGCGGCACTCGCGCTTCCAGGAGGCCCTGGCCCTGGAGCCCGCGATGGACGCGCTCGCGGAGGCCACCGGGGACGACCCGGTACGGGCCATCGCGCACAGCGCACTGGGGTCGGTGCTGATGGAGATGGGGCGCTACGCGGAGGCGAGGTCGCGACATGAGCAGGCGCTCGCCCTGCGGGTGAAGGCATTGGGGCCCGAGGACCCCACCGTGGGGGACTCCACCGCGAACCTGGGCCTCGTGTCCTGGTGGCTGGGCGACTACGAGGACGCCCTGGACAAGACCGAGCGCGCGCTGACGCTGCGGCGGAAGGTGCTGGGCCCCAAGCACCCGGAGGTCGTCCATTCACTGGCGGCCGTGGGCGCCGTGCTCAAGGAACTGGGGCGCACCGACGAGGCGCTGGAGCACTTCGAGCACATCGCCAGGCTCCAGCAGGAGCTGCTCGGCCCCGAGCACCCCGCCGTGGCCACCGCGCTGAGCAACCTGAGCATCGCGCTGTATGACGTGGGCCGATACGCGGAGGCCCTGGAGACCGCCGATCGCGCCATGGCGCTGCGACAGAAGATACAGGGCCCGGAGCACCCGGACGTGGCCGCCATCCTCATCAACATGGGCATCGCGCTCCATGAACTGGGACGCTACGAGGAGGCCCGTGCCCTGCACGAGCGCGCCCTGGGAATGTGGGAGAAGGAGCTGGGCCCCGACCATGCGCTCGTGAGCAACGCACTCACCTACCTGGGTAACGCGCTCTTCAAGCTGAAGCGTTACGTGGAGGCGGAGGCCCGGCTCGAGCGCGCGCTCACCGTCATGGAGAAGGCGCTGGGGAAGGAGCACCCCGAGCTGGCCTATCCGCTGATGGGGCTCGGGCAGGTGTGGCTGGGCCGGGACAGGCCGGCCCAGGCGCGCCCCCTGCTGGAGCGGGCCCTCGTGCTCGCGCCGGTAGGGGCCCGCGCCAGCGTGCGGCTCGTCCTGGCGCAGACGCTCTGGGAGCTGGGCGAGAAGGAGCGCCCGCGCGCGGTGGAGCTGGCCACCCAGGCCCGGGAGCAATGGCAGCGGCTCCACCACCCGAAGGCCGCCGAGACCTCGCAGTGGCTGGCGACGCACGGCCAGCGCTGA